The Arachis hypogaea cultivar Tifrunner chromosome 14, arahy.Tifrunner.gnm2.J5K5, whole genome shotgun sequence genome has a segment encoding these proteins:
- the LOC112740749 gene encoding eukaryotic translation initiation factor 3 subunit K, producing MGREAPKQQQPPVAYTVEQLVAVNRYNPDILADLENYVNEQVSSQTYSLDANLCLLRLYQFEPDKMSSQIVARILVKALMAMPAPDFSLCLFLIPERVQMEEQFKTLIVLSHYLETGRFRQFWDEAAKNRHIVDAVPGFEQAVQGYAIHVLSLTYQKVPRTVLAEAINIEGLSLDKFLEHQVANYGWVIEKSQGKGQLIVLPKNEFNDPVLKKNSSDSVPLEHITRIFPILS from the exons ATGGGAAGAGAAGCACCAAAGCAGCAGCAGCCGCCGGTTGCATACACAGTAGAGCAGCTTGTTGCCGTAAATCGATATAATCCCGATATTCTTGCCGATCTCGAAAACTATGTCAACGAACAG GTTTCGTCGCAAACCTACAGCCTCGACGCAAATCTCTGCCTTCTTCGCCTCTACCag TTTGAACCGGATAAGATGAGTTCTCAGATTGTAGCCCGCATTTTGGTTAAG GCCCTTATGGCAATGCCAGCTCCAGATTTCAGCCTGTGTCTCTTTTTGATTCCTGAGCGGGTG CAAATGGAGGAGCAGTTTAAGACACTGATTGTTCTGTCACACTATTTGGAG ACAGGAAGGTTTCGTCAGTTCTGGGATGAAGCAGCAAAAAATCGTCATATAGTTGATGCCGTTCCAG GATTTGAGCAGGCAGTCCAAGGCTATGCTATTCATGTCCTTTCCTTGACTTACCAAAAGGTTCCTAGAACTGTGCTTGCTGAG GCAATCAACATAGAAGGTTTATCCTTGGACAAATTCCTCGAGCACCAAGTAGCCAACTATGGTTGGGTCATAGAGAAGAGCCAAGGCAAGGGTCAGCTCATTGTCCTTCCCAAAAATGAATTTAATGACCCAGTTTTGAAGAAAAATTCCTCAGATAGTGTACCATTGGAGCATATTACTCGCATCTTTCCCATTCTTAGTTGA
- the LOC112740747 gene encoding phosphoinositide phosphatase SAC3, with protein sequence MASSENEPSPHSPPPPSPPASEEVSLPSHVCMQKFRLYETRSNFYMIGRDKSRTYWRVLKIDRLDPCELNLREDSTTYTESECSDLLRRIHEGNKATGGLKFVTTCYGIVGFIKFLGPYYMLLITKRRQIGAICGHTVYAVSKTEMIPLPNSLVRPDIINSKHENRYKKLLCTVDLTKDFFFSYSYHIMRSLQRNMCDNETGHVLYETMFVWNEFLTRGIRNHLQNTLWTVALVYGYFKQDTLTISGQDFILTLIARRSRHYAGTRYLRRGVNENGRVANDVETEQIVFEDVPEGLPIQISSVVQNRGSIPLFWSQETSRLNIKPDIILSKKDQNYQATRLHFENLMKRYGNPIIILNLIKTHEKKPRESILRSEFANAIDFINKDLSEEDRLRFLHWDLHKHFQSKATNVLVLLGKVASYALTLTGFFYCQVPPTLRSEDYLKWPCTDNVDKESLSPAGHVGDENEDANNLERKPSGRDNDADGNNSIKPPMLQRGVLRTNCIDCLDRTNVAQYAYGLAALGRQLHALGVIEHPRIDINDPVADDLMGFYERMGDTLAHQYGGSAAHNKIFSERRGQWRAAIQSQEFFRTLQRYYSNAYMDAEKQDAINVFLGDLEPHGKPALWELGADQHFDAGRYRDDDARSIMKRSFSDGNILRDTSTPMSAPDAKDEQFSNASMPDRSGEASKPFCESSPDISTTESDMSFSRYTPSMPRRQLFGDMQRERFHESDHIYYSDHGDSFSCSNFVDLDWLSSSGNSCEDELYDRSSITNSPVTGLSSENITNGMVEAAPSTSDLASSSLKGRERAESELSCGNAQSDAKSNVPDEFPDTFVEWVTYGQTLCH encoded by the exons ATGGCGTCTTCAGAGAATGAGCCTTCTCCTcactctcctcctcctccttctcctcctgccTCTGAAGAAGTTAGTCTTCCTTCGCACGTTTGTATGCAGAAATTCAGGCTCTACGAGACTCGATCG AACTTTTATATGATAGGAAGGGACAAGAGCAGGACATATTGGAGAGTGTTAAAGATTGATCGCCTAGATCCTTGTGAGCTAAACTTGCGGGAAGATTCAACCACATACACAGAAAGTGAATGTTCTGATCTGTTGCGCCGGATACATGAGGGTAACAAGGCCACGGGTGGCCTGAAATTTGTTACAACTTGTTATGGAATTGTTG GGTTCATCAAATTTCTGGGACCTTACTACATGCTGCTTATAACGAAAAGAAGGCAAATTGGTGCAATCTGTGGTCACACAGTATATGCTGTCTCAAAGACTGAGATGATTCCGCTGCCTAATTCTTTGGTTCGGCCTGATATCATCAATTCTAAACACGAAAACAG ATACAAGAAGCTGCTGTGCACAGTCGACCTTACAAAGGATTTCTTTTTCAGCTACTCATATCACATTATGCGTAGTCTTCAAAGAAACATGTGTGATAATGAGACAGGCCATGTCCTTTATGAGACCATGTTTGTGTGGAATGAATTCTTGACACGAGGAATTAGGAATCACCTCCAGAATACTCTTTGGACAGTTGCTCTAGTTTATGGCTATTTTAAACAG GACACACTAACGATATCTGGGCAGGATTTCATACTCACACTTATTGCAAGGCGATCACGTCATTATGCTGGAACTAG ATATTTAAGGCGAGGTGTGAATGAGAATGGTAGAGTTGCTAATGATGTTGAGACAGAACAAATCGTATTTGAAGATGTTCCAGAAGGTCTACCCATCCAAATAAGTTCTGTTGTTCAGAACCGTGGTTCGATCCCTCTTTTCTGGTCGCAGGAAACTTCACGTCTAAATATTAAACCAGATATTATAT TGTCAAAGAAGGATCAGAATTATCAAGCCACCAGACTTCATTTTGAAAATCTTATGAAAAGATATGGAAATcccataataattttaaatttaataaag ACGCACGAGAAGAAGCCTCGTGAATCCATACTTCGCTCCGAGTTTGCTAATGCAATAGATTTCATTAATAAAGATTTATCTGAGGAGGACAGGCTTAGGTTCCTTCACTGGGATCTGCACAAACATTTTCAAAG CAAAGCTACAAATGTGTTGGTGCTTTTGGGCAAAGTGGCTTCATATGCCTTGACATTAACTGGTTTTTTCTACTGCCAAGTACCACCAACATTGAGGTCAGAAGATTATCTCAAATGGCCGTGTACTGA TAATGTCGATAAGGAAAGCTTGTCACCTGCTGGACATGTTGGTGATGAAAACGAGGATGCTAATAATTTAGAGAGGAAACCTAGTGGACGAGATAATGATGCTGATGGAAATAATTCTATCAAACCACCCATGTTGCAGAGGGGTGTGCTCAGGACCAATTGCATAGACTGCTTAGATCGCACAAATGTTGCTCAGTATGCATATGGGTTGGCCGCACTTGGCCGCCAGCTCCATGCTTTGGGAGTTATAGAACACCCAAGGATTGACATCAATGATCCCGTAGCTGATGATCTTATGGGGTTTTATGAGCGGATGGGTGATACACTTGCACATCAGTATGGTGGTTCTGCTGCACACAATAAG ATATTTTCGGAGAGGAGAGGCCAATGGAGAGCTGCAATACAGTCACAGGAGTTCTTCAGGACTCTTCAACGCTATTACAGCAATGCATATATGGATGCTGAGAAACAAGATGCAATTAATGT ATTCTTGGGAGATTTAGAGCCACATGGTAAACCTGCTCTATGGGAGTTGGGTGCAGATCAGCACTTTGATGCAGGGAGATATCGAGATGATGATGCAAG GTCAATTATGAAGAGATCCTTCTCAGACGGAAACATTCTTCGTGATACTTCTACACCTATGTCAGCCCCGGATGCCAAGGATGAACAATTCTCAAATGCAAGCATGCCAGACCGATCTGGAGAAGCAAGCAAGCCCTTTTGCGAGTCATCTCCTGATATATCTACTACTGAGAGTGACATGTCATTTTCAAG GTATACTCCCTCAATGCCTCGGAGACAGCTTTTTGGAGACATGCAACGAGAACGCTTCCATGAAAGTGACCATATTTACTATTCTGATCACGGGGATTCTTTCAGCTGCTCCAACTTTGTTGACTTGGATTGGCTATCTTCTTCTGGGAATTCATGTGAAGATGAGCTATATGACAG GTCATCAATTACCAACTCTCCAGTTACCGGGCTTTCTTCAGAAAATATTACCAATGGAATGGTAGAAGCTGCTCCATCCACTAGTGATTTGGCCAGTTCCAGCCTCAAG GGAAGGGAACGAGCTGAATCAGAGTTATCTTGTGGTAATGCACAAAGTGATGCCAAGTCCAACGTGCCGGATGAATTCCCTGACACTTTTGTTGAATGGGTAACTTATGGTCAGACACTTTGCCATTGA
- the LOC112740745 gene encoding 1-phosphatidylinositol-3-phosphate 5-kinase FAB1B, whose translation MGTPDKKISDLVDVVRSWIPRRAEPPNVSRDFWMPDQSCRVCYECDSQFTIFNRRHHCRICGRVFCAKCTANSVPALSDESKSGREDWDRIRVCNYCFKQWEQGLATVDNVTPVTPCLSPSPSATSLVSTKSSSTCHSSSSTVGSTPYSTGPYQRVPYISPQSSPMDLLTDRQENLNPDRCTNPSGAVGDLASNQFGYCFNRSDDDDDDYVAYHSDTESRHYSHANDYEDPINIHGIDHVYEPHEMHHNGDNVEAKSLSCATSPSDLDLVGIDGIQEPGKADQHDHVEGCISPPYNEASNNIEPVDFENNGLLWLPPEPEDEEDDREAVPFDDDEDDGTTTTGEWGYLQSSVSFGSGEYRSRDKSGEEHRKALKTVVEGHFRALVAQLLQVENIPSYDENGKDSWLDIITALSWEAATLLKPDMSRGGGMDPGGYVKVKCIACGHRNESMVVKGVVCKKNVAHRRMTSKFDKPRFLILGGALEYQRISNQLSSVDTLLQQEMDHLKMAVAKIGAHHPNVLLVEKSVSRYAQEYLLAKDISLVLNIKKPLLERIARCTGAQIVPSIDHLTSQKVGYCEAFHVDKFFEEHGSAGQCGKKSTKTLMFFEGCPKPLGCTILLRGASGDELKKVKHVVQYGVFAAYHLALETSFLADEGASPLEFPLKSPITVALPDKPSCIERSISTIPGYSILTPREHQGAEPIKIPNSNYGLRIEKTLSTCSSFIEKPLMGDSVHTHEVSGNAFQPAEETASSYCSGFLPNYSSKAGDNQHPKDFSQYRQEKRRETMLNNDLTSDSFGTLEPSGSVGDNQIKATASSACLGCNPEPLYGKHDNNNRIYDDMIPSKEDFPPSTSDHQSILVFLSTRCVWKGTVCERSHLVRIKYYGSSDKPLGRFLRDQLFDQSYICRSCDMPSEAHVHCYTHRQGSLTISVKKLSEFPLPGEREGKIWMWHRCLKCPRVNGFPPATRRVVMSDAAWGLSFGKFLELSFSNHAAASRVASCGHSLHRDCLRFYGFGKMVACFRYASIDLHSVYLPPPKLEFNYDNQDWLKREAIEVQNRAEVLFSEVRNVLHQLLEKVSDTGLRVGGNRVSDVKHLVSELKEMVQKEREELEDLLQKLVHKEVKAGQPVVDILELNKLRRHILLLSLVWDQRLIYASRINFLGDPRNSCQREKSIGSREKVVEADGAARPARGHSSFDSSVLESKPDGSHNLENASNLSTSGEVTNGGEMGKDTTHDKVNLSLSAGANVNDKSESPEIGGSVRRALSEGEFPIMGNLSDTLDAAWTGETHPINGSSPPDSAMMVHSPEATLVAAKSNCENYTADNDSKLLSKGLDTRWPGMPFANLFSSINKTSAFNSQKLVDYNPVHILSFRELERQNGARLLLHAGINDAIVAVYDDEPTSIISYVLMSIDYHVQMSESDKAKDSADSSVSLPLFDTTSLLSLSSFDESIASSYRSFGSSDESMLSTAGSQSLLVGDPLLYTKDLHARVSFSDDSNSLAKVKYTVTCYFAKRFEALRRTCCPSETDFVRSLSRCKKWGAQGGKSNVFFAKTLDDRFIIKQVTKTELESFIKFAPAYFKYLSESISTGSPTCLAKILGIYQVTSKHLKGGKETKMDVLVMENLLYRRNIRRLYDLKGSSRSRYNPDTTGSNKVLLDQNLIESMPTSPIFVGNKAKRLLERAVWNDTAFLASIYVMDYSLLVGVDEDKHELVLGIIDFMRQYTWDKHLETWVKTSGILGGPKNTSPTVISPQQYKKRFRKAMSAYFLMVPDQWSPPDLHPGGSQSEFCDENS comes from the exons ATGGGTACCCCTGACAAGAAAATATCTGATCTTGTTGACGTAGTTAGGTCTTGGATCCCTCGAAGGGCTGAACCACCAAATGTGTCGAGGGACTTCTGGATGCCCGATCAGAGTTGTAGGGTATGCTATGAATGTGATTCACAATTTACTATATTCAACCGCAGGCATCATTGTAGAATATGTGGCCGAGTTTTCTGTGCAAAGTGCACTGCTAATTCTGTTCCTGCACTGTCGGATGAGTCAAAAAGTGGCCGCGAAGATTGGGATAGGATTAGGGTATGTAATTATTGCTTTAAACAATGGGAGCAGGGTTTAGCAACGGTTGATAATGTCACTCCGGTCACCCCTTGTCTCAGCCCGTCCCCATCTGCGACAAGCTTGGTCAGCACTAAGTCCAGTTCCACCTGTCATAGTAGCAGTAGCACTGTTGGCTCAACTCCTTACTCAACTGGACCTTACCAGCGTGTGCCTTATATTTCACCTCAATCTTCCCCCATGGATCTGTTAACGGATCGGCAGGAAAATTTGAATCCTGATAGGTGTACAAATCCCTCTGGTGCCGTAGGGGATTTGGCTTCTAACCAATTTGGCTATTGCTTCAACAG gagtgatgatgatgatgatgattatgttgCCTATCATTCTGATACAGAGTCAAGGCATTATTCTCATGCCAATGACTATGAGGATCCAATTAACATTCATGGGATTGATCATGTGTATGAACCTCATGAAATGCATCATAATGGAGATAACGTTGAGGCAAAAAGTTTGAGTTGCGCAACGTCACCTTCGGATCTTGATCTTGTAGGCATAGATGGGATCCAAGAACCTGGGAAGGCTGATCAGCACGATCATGTGGAAGGATGCATATCACCTCCGTATAATGAGGCAAGTAATAATATTGAGCCTGTAGATTTTGAGAATAATGGACTTCTTTGGCTCCCTCCTGAGCCAGAAGATGAAGAGGATGATAGAGAAGCTGTTCcttttgatgatgatgaagatgatggtaCTACTACCACTGGAGAATGGGGATATCTGCAATCCTCTGTTAGCTTTGGCTCTGGAGAATATCGTAGCAGAGATAAATCAGGTGAGGAGCATAGGAAGGCCTTGAAGACAGTAGTGGAGGGGCATTTTAGAGCTCTGGTAGCTCAGCTTTTGCAGGTGGAAAACATACCTAGTTATGATGAAAATGGCAAAGATAGTTGGTTGGATATAATTACAGCTTTGTCATGGGAAGCTGCTACACTTCTGAAGCCTGATATGAGCAGGGGTGGAGGTATGGATCCTGGTGGATATGTAAAGGTCAAATGCATAGCCTGTGGACACCGAAATGAAAG CATGGTGGTTAAAGGAGTTGTTTGCAAGAAGAATGTGGCCCATCGTCGAATGACGTCAAAATTTGATAAACCACGTTTTCTTATACTTGGAGGAGCTTTGGAGTATCAGCGAATCTCTAACCAGCTATCAAGTGTGGATACTTTGTTACAGCAG GAAATGGACCATTTGAAGATGGCAGTTGCAAAGATTGGTGCTCATCACCCAAATGTGCTTTTGGTAGAGAAGTCAGTATCTCGTTATGCTCAAGAATACCTTCTTGCTAAAGACATATCACTTGTTTTGAATATTAAAAAACCACTTTTAGAGCGTATTGCCCGTTGCACTGGGGCACAGATTGTCCCTTCAATTGATCATCTAACATCCCAAAAGGTGGGTTATTGTGAAGCATTCCATGTTGACAAATTTTTTGAGGAGCATGGTAGTGCTGGGCAATGtggaaaaaaatcaacaaaaacttTGATGTTCTTTGAGGGTTGCCCAAAACCTCTGGGTTGCACT ATCTTGCTCAGGGGTGCTAGTGGGGATGAGTTGAAGAAGGTGAAACATGTGGTCCAATATGGAGTCTTTGCAGCCTATCATCTGGCGCTGGAGACATCTTTTCTGGCTGATGAAGGTGCTTCACCTCTAGAGTTTCCCTTGAAATCTCCAATAACCGTGGCATTACCAGATAAACCATCTTGTATTGAAAGATCAATTTCTACTATTCCTGGATATTCTATTCTCACTCCTAGAGAGCATCAGGGAGCTGAACCCATTAAAATACCAAATTCTAATTATGGCCTCAGAATTGAGAAGACCCTGTCTACCTGTAGCAGTTTCATTGAAAAACCACTGATGGGTGACTCGGTTCACACACATGAAGTCTCTGGCAATGCCTTCCAACCAGCTGAGGAGACTGCATCTTCCTATTGCAGTGGTTTCCTCCCTAATTATTCTTCCAAGGCGGGTGATAATCAACACCCCAAAGATTTCTCTCAATACAGACAAGAGAAGAGAAGGGAAACCATGTTGAACAATGATCTTACTTCAGATTCTTTTGGCACCTTGGAGCCTTCAGGGTCAGTTGGAGATAACCAGATCAAAGCTACAGCATCGTCTGCATGTCTGGGATGTAACCCTGAGCCACTTTATGGAAAACATGATAATAATAACAGAATCTATGATGACATGATACCTTCAAAAGAGGATTTTCCTCCCTCAACTTCAGATCATCAGAGTATCTTGGTCTTCTTATCAACACGTTGTGTGTGGAAAGGAACTGTTTGCGAAAGGTCCCATCTTGTACGAATTAAATACTATGGAAGTTCTGATAAGCCTTTGGGACGATTTTTAAGAGATCAGCTATTTGATCAG AGTTACATTTGCCGCTCGTGTGACATGCCATCTGAAGCTCATGTTCATTGTTATACTCACCGACAAGGGAGCCTGACCATCTCTGTTAAGAAACTATCTGAGTTTCCTTTACCAGGTGAACGTGAAGGTAAAATATGGATGTGGCATAGGTGCTTGAAATGTCCTCGTGTAAATGGTTTCCCTCCTGCTACACGAAGAGTAGTTATGTCTGATGCAGCGTGGGGCTTATCCTTTGGGAAGTTTTTGGAGTTGAGTTTTTCAAATCATGCAGCAGCAAGCAGGGTTGCAAGTTGTGGTCATTCTCTGCACAGAGACTGTTTAAGATTCTATGG TTTTGGGAAGATGGTTGCCTGCTTTCGCTATGCTTCTATTGACCTCCATTCTGTTTATCTTCCCCCACCTAAACTTGAATTCAACTATGATAATCAGGACTGGCTAAAGAGAGAAGCAATTGAG GTTCAGAACAGGGCTGAAGTACTGTTTAGTGAAGTGCGTAATGTATTACATCAACTTTTAGAGAAGGTCTCAGATACTGGGCTGCGGGTGGGAGGAAATAGAGTTTCAGATGTTAAGCATCTAGTTTCTGAACTTAAAGAGATGGtgcagaaagagagagaagaattagaG GACTTGTTACAAAAGTTGGTGCATAAAGAGGTCAAAGCTGGCCAGCCTGTGGTTGATATTCTAGAGCTCAATAAATTACGCAGACATATCCTCCTCCTTTCACTTGTTTGGGACCAGCGCCTGATATATGCATCTAGAATAAATTTTCTAGGAGATCCCAGGAATTCCTGTCAGAGAGAGAAGTCAATTGGTTCTAGGGAGAAGGTTGTAGAGGCAGATGGAGCTGCCAGGCCAGCAAGAGGTCATAGCAGTTTTGATTCCTCTGTTTTGGAATCAAAACCTGATGGAAGCCATAATTTGGAAAATGCTAGCAACCTTAGCACGTCTGGTGAAGTGACTAACGGTGGGGAGATGGGTAAAGACACTACTCATGACAAGGTTAATCTCTCACTCTCTGCTGGTGCAAATGTCAATGATAAATCTGAGTCCCCAGAGATTGGAGGATCTGTACGGAGGGCTTTGTCAGAGGGAGAATTTCCTATTATGGGTAATTTGTCCGATACCCTTGATGCTGCATGGACTGGTGAAACTCACCCAATAAATGGTTCTTCACCTCCTGATTCAGCTATGATGGTTCATTCACCTGAGGCAACTTTAGTGGCAGCAAAATCAAATTGTGAGAACTATACTGCTGATAATGACTCTAAATTGCTTTCAAAGGGGCTTGATACTAGATGGCCTGGGATGCCTTTTGCCAACCTCTTTAGTTCAATCAACAAAACTTCTGCGTTCAACAGTCAGAAGCTTGTTGATTACAACCCAGTCCACATTTTATCATTTCGAGAGTTGGAGCGCCAGAATGGAGCCAGACTGCTTCTTCATGCCGGTATAAATGATGCCATAGTGGCTGTATATGATGATGAACCTACTAGTATCATATCATATGTGCTTATGTCAATCGATTATCATGTCCAAATGTCTGAATCTGACAAAGCTAAAGACAGTGCTGACAGTTCAGTTTCATTGCCACTTTTTGATACAACCAGTCTACTTTCTCTTAGCTCTTTTGATGAGTCAATTGCTAGTAGCTACAGGAGTTTTGGGTCCTCTGATGAGAGCATGTTGTCCACTGCTGGATCTCAGAGTTTGCTGGTTGGTGACCCACTCTTATACACCAAAGATTTGCATGCCAGGGTGTCTTTTAGTGATGATAGCAACTCCCTTGCAAAGGTGAAATATACAGTTACTTGTTACTTTGCAAAGAGATTTGAGGCCCTGAGAAGAACATGTTGCCCTTCTGAGACAGATTTCGTGAGGTCCCTTAGTCGTTGCAAGAAGTGGGGGGCCCAAGGAGGAAAGAGCAATGTTTTCTTTGCAAAAACCCTGGATGATAGATTTATAATCAAGCAGGTTACAAAGACAGAGCTTGAGTCATTCATCAAGTTTGCACCAGCATATTTTAAGTACTTATCTGAGTCAATCAGTACTGGAAGTCCAACTTGCCTTGCAAAAATCTTGGGCATTTATCAG GTAACATCAAAGCACCTCAAAGGGGGGAAGGAAACTAAAATGGATGTCTTGGTTATGGAAAATCTCCTCTATAGGCGTAACATTAGACGGCTTTATGATCTCAAAGGTTCGTCTCGATCACGGTACAATCCAGATACAACTGGAAGCAATAAAGTCCTGCTGGATCAGAATCTAATTGAATCTATGCCAACGTCTCCAATATTTGTTGGGAACAAGGCAAAACGGTTGCTTGAGAGGGCTGTGTGGAATGACACTGCATTCCTTGCG TCAATATATGTGATGGACTACTCATTGCTGGTTGGTGTGGATGAGGATAAACATGAGCTGGTTTTAGGCATAATTGATTTCATGAGACAGTATACATGGGACAAGCACCTTGAAACTTGGGTCAAGACCTCAGGCATTCTCGGTGGACCTAAGAACACTTCTCCAACTGTTATATCACCTCAGCAGTACAAGAAACGGTTTAGGAAAGCCATGAGTGCATATTTTCTCATGGTGCCAGATCAATGGTCTCCTCCGGATTTGCATCCAGGTGGGTCCCAGTCTGAATTTTGTGATGAAAATTCATGA